In the Flagellimonas sp. HMM57 genome, one interval contains:
- a CDS encoding mechanosensitive ion channel family protein, which yields MDKKYGRLLHDYLLKTGIEENIVSYVNLFILFIGILVFAWLLDFVIWKVLRSLSVRTARRTKTNFDDFLVANKVPRYIAHIIPLLLLFELMPLAFLDFEYGGSLMQKALSILGVLLALFLVKSLLSSIKDFLRTLPHLKDKPLDSYIQVFMIFAWIGGILTVFAIVTDTTIWKFFTALGAASAIILLIFKDSILGLVASIQVSINDMVRIGDWITFEKYGADGDVIEITLATVKVQNFDKTITTIPTYALISDSFKNWRGMQNSGGRRIRRALIIRQQSIKFLSPENVASLKKIQLVTDYLENRTEKINSFNEERGANKDLAINGRNLTNLGVFRKYIESYLEGHSAINKDMTLMTRQLSPTSQGIPLEIYAFSSDKRWENYEYIMSDIFDHLLAALPYFDLEIFELPTSMNLSAE from the coding sequence ATGGACAAAAAATATGGTCGCCTGCTACATGACTATCTACTGAAAACGGGAATCGAGGAAAATATAGTTTCGTATGTAAACCTGTTCATACTTTTTATTGGTATTCTTGTGTTTGCATGGTTGCTCGACTTTGTTATCTGGAAGGTGCTTAGATCACTTTCCGTGCGTACTGCAAGACGAACAAAAACCAATTTTGATGATTTTTTAGTCGCTAATAAAGTCCCTAGATATATTGCACACATTATCCCTTTGTTATTGCTTTTTGAATTAATGCCCCTTGCTTTTTTAGATTTTGAGTATGGCGGCTCGTTAATGCAAAAAGCTCTTTCCATACTTGGTGTTCTGTTAGCGTTGTTTTTAGTAAAAAGTTTATTGTCCAGCATCAAGGATTTTTTAAGGACATTGCCCCATTTGAAGGACAAACCTTTGGACAGCTATATTCAGGTTTTCATGATTTTTGCTTGGATCGGTGGGATTTTGACTGTTTTTGCCATTGTTACAGATACTACTATATGGAAATTCTTTACGGCACTTGGTGCAGCATCCGCCATTATTCTTCTAATCTTTAAAGACTCAATTTTAGGGCTTGTAGCAAGCATACAGGTTAGCATAAACGATATGGTACGCATTGGTGATTGGATAACTTTTGAAAAATATGGGGCAGATGGTGATGTTATTGAAATTACCCTTGCGACCGTTAAGGTTCAGAATTTTGACAAAACCATTACCACCATTCCAACCTATGCATTGATTTCCGATTCATTCAAAAATTGGAGAGGGATGCAAAACTCTGGCGGAAGACGGATTCGTAGGGCATTGATCATTAGACAACAAAGCATTAAATTTTTAAGCCCTGAAAATGTGGCGTCTCTCAAGAAAATTCAACTTGTAACGGATTATTTGGAAAATAGAACCGAAAAAATAAACTCGTTTAACGAAGAGCGGGGAGCCAATAAAGATTTGGCAATCAATGGAAGAAACCTAACTAATCTTGGCGTTTTTCGAAAGTACATCGAAAGCTATTTAGAGGGACACTCAGCTATCAATAAGGATATGACTTTAATGACTCGTCAACTGAGTCCGACATCACAGGGAATTCCTTTAGAAATTTATGCTTTTAGCAGCGATAAACGATGGGAGAATTACGAGTATATTATGTCAGATATCTTTGACCATTTGTTAGCCGCCCTACCCTATTTTGACTTAGAAATTTTTGAACTGCCCACATCGATGAATCTATCTGCAGAATAA
- the ppdK gene encoding pyruvate, phosphate dikinase, translated as MEVLEKTRTRVYRFGNKSADGNSKMRNLLGGKGANLAEMSTIGIPVPPGFTITTEVCTEYNELGREKVLDLIKEDVQNAVRNIEEVMGATFGDKKNPLLISVRSGARVSMPGMMDTVLNLGLNDEIVKGLIEKTGNERFAWDSYRRFIQMYGGVVLGMKPESKDDIDPFEEIMEHLKEKREIQLDTEFSVQDLKDLVYDFKDAVKKRVGHDFPMDPWEQLWGSVIAVFNSWNGDRAVYYRNMHGYPADWGTAVNVQAMVYGNMGENSGTGVCFTRDAATGENVFNGEYLINAQGEDVVAGVRTPQQITQLGSKRWAELAKIEEDERIQDYPSLEELMPSIFEELNKYQEILENHYKDMQDMEFTMQDGKLWILQTRNGKRTGAAMVKIAMDLLKDGSIDENETLMRIEPNKLDELLHPVFDTNALKRANVIAQGLPASPGAATGQIVFFADEAKKFRNSILTRIETSPEDLEGMNIAKGILTARGGMTSHAAVVARGMGKCCISGAGALKINYKNRTLTVDGKVYQEGDWISLNGSTGNIIEGKVATREPELSGEFAEIMKLSDKYATMDVRTNADSPKDAKVALGFGAKGIGLTRTEHMFFELDRIKAMREMILADTTKGRKQALEELLPMQRKDFEGIFEAMEGLPVTIRLLDPPLHEFVPHQLATQKELAEDMHISLTAVKNKVAELQEFNPMLGHRGCRLGNTYPEITEMQTRAIIEAALNLKEKGIESKPEIMVPLVSTVNEYLEQEKIIRTTAQQVFEEYGNTVEYLVGTMIEIPRAALLADTVAEHADFFSFGTNDLTQLTYGYSRDDAGKFLPIYLEKGILKVDPFEALDQEGVGKLVTMGTSYGRRTKPNLKVGICGEHGGEPSSIEFCYKNGMNYVSCSPFRVPIARVSAAQAAIKAQMN; from the coding sequence ATGGAAGTATTGGAAAAAACCCGTACTAGGGTTTATCGGTTTGGCAACAAGTCCGCCGATGGAAATAGCAAAATGAGAAATCTACTAGGAGGAAAAGGAGCCAACCTTGCCGAAATGAGCACTATAGGTATTCCAGTACCACCTGGTTTTACCATAACTACAGAGGTCTGTACCGAATATAATGAGCTTGGTAGAGAAAAAGTGTTGGATTTGATCAAGGAGGATGTTCAAAATGCCGTACGCAACATTGAAGAGGTAATGGGTGCAACTTTTGGTGACAAAAAGAATCCACTTTTAATTTCGGTTCGTTCAGGAGCTCGTGTATCAATGCCCGGTATGATGGATACTGTCCTTAATTTAGGATTGAATGATGAGATTGTAAAAGGGCTTATTGAAAAAACGGGGAACGAACGTTTTGCCTGGGATTCATATCGCCGATTTATTCAAATGTATGGTGGCGTTGTTTTAGGAATGAAACCTGAATCAAAAGACGATATAGATCCTTTTGAGGAAATTATGGAACATCTTAAAGAGAAGCGGGAAATTCAATTGGACACCGAATTTTCGGTTCAGGATTTAAAAGATCTTGTTTATGATTTCAAGGATGCCGTAAAGAAACGTGTAGGGCATGATTTTCCTATGGATCCATGGGAACAACTATGGGGCAGTGTAATTGCCGTATTCAACAGTTGGAATGGAGATAGAGCGGTTTATTACCGAAACATGCATGGATATCCTGCCGATTGGGGTACCGCTGTTAATGTTCAGGCCATGGTATATGGCAATATGGGCGAGAATTCAGGAACTGGAGTGTGCTTTACAAGAGATGCCGCAACTGGGGAGAATGTATTCAATGGGGAATATCTTATTAATGCCCAAGGTGAAGATGTAGTGGCAGGAGTACGAACGCCGCAACAGATTACTCAACTTGGGTCGAAAAGATGGGCGGAATTGGCCAAAATAGAGGAGGACGAAAGAATACAAGACTATCCTTCATTGGAAGAGTTGATGCCATCCATCTTTGAAGAGCTTAATAAGTACCAAGAAATCCTTGAAAACCACTACAAGGATATGCAGGATATGGAGTTTACGATGCAAGATGGAAAGCTTTGGATTCTCCAAACCAGAAACGGTAAGCGGACGGGTGCAGCAATGGTCAAGATTGCCATGGATTTGTTGAAAGACGGTTCCATAGATGAAAACGAAACCTTGATGCGAATCGAGCCAAATAAATTGGATGAACTGTTGCACCCAGTTTTTGACACAAATGCACTAAAAAGGGCAAATGTCATTGCACAGGGATTACCTGCTTCTCCGGGAGCTGCAACGGGCCAAATCGTATTCTTTGCAGATGAAGCAAAAAAGTTTAGGAATTCCATATTAACACGAATTGAAACATCTCCAGAAGATTTGGAAGGAATGAATATTGCCAAGGGTATTTTGACCGCAAGAGGGGGTATGACTTCTCATGCCGCAGTCGTTGCCCGTGGAATGGGGAAATGTTGTATATCTGGTGCTGGTGCCTTAAAAATTAACTATAAAAACAGGACGCTTACCGTTGATGGCAAAGTTTATCAAGAAGGGGATTGGATTTCCCTAAACGGATCAACAGGAAACATCATTGAAGGAAAGGTAGCAACCCGCGAACCTGAGTTGAGTGGAGAGTTTGCCGAAATCATGAAATTGTCGGACAAATATGCCACTATGGATGTAAGGACAAATGCCGATTCACCCAAAGATGCAAAAGTTGCTTTAGGTTTTGGTGCAAAAGGTATTGGTCTTACAAGAACCGAGCACATGTTTTTTGAGCTAGATAGGATCAAGGCCATGCGCGAGATGATCTTGGCCGATACAACGAAAGGTAGAAAGCAGGCTTTGGAAGAACTTTTACCTATGCAACGAAAAGACTTTGAAGGTATTTTTGAAGCTATGGAAGGCCTTCCTGTTACCATTCGTTTGCTCGATCCGCCATTGCACGAGTTTGTTCCACACCAATTGGCCACGCAAAAAGAACTTGCCGAGGACATGCATATTTCGCTTACGGCGGTTAAAAACAAAGTGGCTGAGCTCCAGGAGTTCAATCCTATGTTGGGCCATCGCGGTTGTCGTTTAGGAAATACCTATCCAGAAATAACAGAAATGCAGACAAGAGCGATTATCGAAGCTGCATTAAATCTGAAGGAAAAAGGAATTGAGTCCAAACCAGAAATTATGGTGCCGTTGGTGAGTACTGTGAACGAGTATTTGGAACAGGAAAAAATTATAAGAACCACAGCACAACAAGTCTTTGAAGAATATGGAAACACAGTTGAGTATTTAGTGGGGACAATGATTGAAATTCCTAGGGCTGCCCTATTGGCCGATACTGTTGCTGAGCATGCAGATTTCTTCTCATTTGGAACCAATGACCTTACCCAGCTCACTTATGGCTACAGTCGTGATGATGCCGGTAAATTCCTTCCCATTTATTTAGAGAAAGGAATTTTGAAGGTAGATCCTTTTGAGGCTTTAGATCAAGAAGGCGTAGGTAAGTTGGTCACAATGGGAACATCTTATGGTCGGCGTACAAAACCAAATCTAAAAGTAGGTATCTGTGGCGAACATGGTGGCGAACCTAGTTCCATAGAGTTTTGTTATAAAAATGGAATGAATTATGTGAGCTGTTCACCCTTTAGGGTTCCGATTGCACGGGTATCCGCTGCACAAGCGGCCATAAAAGCCCAGATGAACTAG
- a CDS encoding alpha/beta fold hydrolase — protein sequence MRRIINSGFVISLFLLSFLFILSCSQEEIGDLKDTLYVRHEGADMPAHIYGNATEKVFLVILHGGPGGDGLTYRAGTIKSKIEKECAVVYFDQRGSGMSQGRYSEDGISVDIMAEDVLALVKVIRHKYGDDSQIFLMGHSWGGTLGTAVMLKDQDAFSGWIDVDGAHDPKGVYFEYPKNFERVANEQIEANRSISYWEGAKNKINELDTTTYSDDDFYEMNREAYKAEDKLADDKVVFKVGSGIQGELAVTFFFKNNPITVGWNGRDTQAILVRDQDIFEKLSYTDRLNEITIPSLILWGKYDMVVPPKFAQDAFENLGSSSKELIIFENSGHSPMFLEPDLFAQVVIDFIDENK from the coding sequence ATGCGAAGGATAATCAATAGTGGCTTTGTAATATCACTCTTCTTGCTTTCATTTCTCTTTATACTTTCTTGCTCACAAGAAGAAATAGGTGATTTAAAGGACACGCTTTATGTTAGGCACGAGGGTGCGGATATGCCAGCCCATATTTATGGCAATGCAACGGAAAAGGTGTTTCTTGTCATTTTGCATGGCGGTCCGGGAGGTGATGGGTTAACCTATAGGGCGGGAACCATTAAAAGTAAGATTGAAAAAGAATGCGCCGTTGTATATTTTGACCAACGCGGCTCCGGTATGTCCCAAGGTAGGTATTCGGAAGATGGTATTAGTGTAGATATTATGGCCGAAGATGTTTTGGCCTTGGTAAAAGTAATCAGGCATAAATATGGGGATGATTCCCAAATATTCTTAATGGGGCATAGCTGGGGAGGAACATTGGGGACTGCAGTCATGTTAAAAGACCAAGATGCGTTTAGCGGTTGGATAGATGTGGATGGAGCGCATGACCCTAAAGGAGTTTATTTTGAATATCCCAAAAATTTTGAACGAGTGGCCAATGAACAAATCGAAGCAAATAGAAGTATTTCGTATTGGGAAGGCGCAAAAAACAAGATTAATGAGCTGGATACTACTACCTATTCCGATGACGATTTTTATGAAATGAATAGAGAAGCCTATAAAGCAGAAGATAAACTGGCCGATGATAAGGTAGTTTTTAAGGTTGGTAGTGGTATTCAAGGTGAGCTGGCAGTTACTTTCTTTTTCAAAAACAATCCCATAACAGTCGGTTGGAATGGAAGGGATACACAAGCCATATTGGTCAGGGACCAAGATATTTTTGAAAAGCTTTCATACACGGATAGACTCAACGAAATAACAATACCGTCCTTAATATTATGGGGGAAATACGATATGGTAGTACCGCCAAAATTTGCCCAAGACGCTTTTGAAAATCTTGGCTCAAGTTCTAAAGAATTGATCATTTTTGAAAATTCAGGTCATTCACCAATGTTCCTTGAGCCCGATTTATTTGCACAAGTGGTAATCGATTTTATTGATGAGAATAAATGA